Proteins encoded together in one Candidatus Sulfotelmatobacter sp. window:
- a CDS encoding HAMP domain-containing sensor histidine kinase yields MSPSDSATPAELPPESGVLLPRLRLRTRFLLSMLLITAALTTTSLLLVQRSIRNNARESIAVNLRNSVAAFQDFRHERETMLTSDVALLADLPITRAIMTGPDPVTIQDASQHISQIAASDLFVMVDRSGQVVALHTKTPGFTREAAEKYFQESVEDDRGETSHWWLGDHRLYQTFVEPIYRGSRTDGTLLGFLVIGYEINDRLAAEVSKVAGSQVAFSCGNEIIATTLPPEQAHRDGMRDLIAGSAHEDPRDIDIGSERFLATSLVLSGSQATPVRLSVLGSYDQATKFVDQLNRYLLLLGLAAILIGSGLVFVISHTFTRPLGNLVGGVRALEGGDFHHPLDSRGGDEVAELTRAFDRMRTSLLKSQRDLLESEQLATIGRMASSISHDLRHSLAAIVANSEFLCDSHLTPVQREELYQEVRSGVNLMTDLIDSLLEFARTRESMTPAYANVSETIQRAVLAVRLHPRHHNRSIDVSCGAQVSGWFDQRKLERALYNLLLNACEAAPPAGGTVEVTAGEIAGAIAISVADNGPGIAESIRERLFHPFVSYGKENGTGLGLAVVQKIVQDHGGEIVVERTLQGRTVFRIVLPGRLQDAFRSANKSAVGAPALVPAGRENVKQNSISHPGP; encoded by the coding sequence GTGTCCCCTTCCGATTCAGCGACCCCGGCCGAATTGCCGCCCGAATCGGGCGTGCTCCTGCCCCGCCTGCGACTGCGTACTCGATTTCTGCTTTCCATGCTGTTGATCACCGCGGCGCTCACCACCACGAGCCTTCTGCTGGTGCAGCGCAGCATTCGCAACAATGCGCGGGAAAGTATCGCAGTCAATTTGCGTAATTCAGTCGCCGCCTTTCAGGATTTTCGCCACGAGCGCGAAACCATGCTGACCAGTGACGTGGCCCTACTGGCCGACCTTCCCATCACCCGCGCGATTATGACCGGTCCCGATCCAGTGACGATTCAGGACGCCTCGCAGCACATCTCGCAAATTGCCGCCAGCGATCTTTTTGTCATGGTCGATCGCAGTGGTCAAGTGGTGGCGCTGCATACCAAGACCCCCGGATTCACCAGAGAGGCGGCAGAAAAATATTTTCAGGAATCCGTCGAGGACGATCGCGGCGAAACCAGCCACTGGTGGCTGGGGGATCATCGCCTCTACCAGACGTTCGTCGAGCCCATTTACCGGGGATCCAGGACAGATGGAACTCTGCTCGGATTTCTCGTCATCGGATACGAGATCAATGACCGCCTGGCAGCTGAAGTCAGCAAAGTAGCGGGCAGCCAGGTCGCGTTCTCCTGCGGAAATGAAATCATAGCCACCACCCTGCCTCCCGAGCAGGCCCATCGCGACGGCATGCGGGATCTGATCGCCGGCTCGGCTCACGAAGATCCACGGGATATTGATATTGGAAGTGAAAGATTTCTGGCGACATCGCTGGTGTTGTCCGGCTCACAAGCGACGCCAGTGCGATTGAGCGTTCTCGGCTCTTACGATCAGGCGACGAAGTTTGTCGATCAGCTCAATCGTTATCTGTTGCTGCTCGGACTGGCCGCGATTCTCATCGGCAGCGGATTGGTATTCGTCATTTCGCACACGTTTACCCGCCCGCTGGGAAATCTTGTGGGCGGCGTCCGCGCGCTCGAAGGCGGAGACTTTCATCACCCTCTCGATTCCCGAGGCGGAGACGAAGTCGCCGAACTCACGCGCGCCTTCGACCGTATGCGCACCAGCCTGCTCAAGAGCCAGCGCGATCTCCTGGAATCGGAACAATTGGCCACCATCGGTCGCATGGCCAGTTCGATTTCGCACGACCTGCGCCATTCTCTCGCCGCCATCGTGGCCAACTCCGAATTCCTATGCGACAGTCACCTGACGCCGGTGCAGCGCGAGGAGTTGTACCAGGAAGTTCGCAGCGGCGTGAACCTGATGACGGACCTGATCGATTCCTTGCTGGAATTCGCGCGCACTCGCGAATCCATGACTCCTGCGTATGCCAATGTTTCGGAGACGATTCAGCGCGCGGTGCTGGCGGTGCGGCTACATCCCCGACACCACAATCGCTCCATCGACGTGTCGTGCGGCGCGCAGGTTTCCGGATGGTTCGATCAGCGCAAGCTGGAACGGGCGCTGTATAACTTATTGCTGAACGCTTGTGAAGCGGCTCCGCCGGCCGGGGGAACGGTGGAAGTCACGGCTGGGGAAATTGCCGGGGCAATCGCGATTTCGGTGGCCGATAATGGTCCCGGCATCGCCGAATCGATTCGTGAGCGTTTGTTTCATCCCTTTGTGAGCTACGGCAAGGAAAACGGCACTGGATTAGGATTGGCGGTAGTACAGAAAATAGTTCAAGATCACGGCGGCGAGATTGTGGTGGAACGAACGCTGCAAGGCCGCACGGTATTTCGAATCGTGCTGCCCGGGCGCCTGCAAGATGCCTTCCGCAGCGCCAACAAATCCGCTGTGGGGGCGCCTGCACTGGTGCCCGCCGGGCGGGAGAATGTCAAACAGAATTCGATTTCTCATCCCGGCCCGTAA
- a CDS encoding bZIP transcription factor produces MKSFDFEIKSCAVSGAALAVAALLLFSAAAIAQAPAGIASDVATDAASPKPGEADSALRELQDQVRQLRGLVEEMRAENAESRAEMHQLRSDLQSTRALLEHSAMPAGGASENAAVSSPDGTPAAAVPASAAVAQSAAPLEARVQKLEDSSSLLGAKIDEQYQTKVESASKYRARLHGIVLMNAFRNVGGSDNLDFPSYSESVPAGLPQATLGATLRQSEVGFELFGPNIAGARTSADVQFDFAGGFPATGNGVNFGIVRMQTASMRLDWENTSVVAGQDALFISPLSPTSFASLATPAFAFAGNLWGWTPQLRVEHRFSLSDQQTLTMQAGVLDNLDWEPPYNSFYRTPQAGEMSGQPAYALRSAWSRPVNGHPLAFGVAGYYGRQNWAWGRYVDAYSAMADWQIPILPRLGLSGEFYRGRGIGGLGGAIGASIVWGGNPALPYSPIRGLDTAGGWSQLKFQLTPKLEFNGVIAEDDAFAGDVRGFATDRNNFGEILGRNRGALGNVVFRPRSDLILSAEFRRLHTFPIYDVPSATNQLNLSVGILF; encoded by the coding sequence GTGAAGAGCTTCGACTTTGAGATTAAGAGTTGTGCGGTTAGCGGAGCCGCATTGGCGGTCGCCGCATTGCTTCTATTCAGCGCTGCTGCAATCGCGCAGGCGCCGGCCGGTATTGCGAGCGATGTTGCGACCGATGCTGCGTCACCAAAGCCCGGCGAGGCCGACAGCGCCCTTCGTGAACTGCAAGACCAGGTTCGTCAACTGCGCGGTCTGGTGGAAGAAATGCGCGCCGAAAACGCCGAGTCCCGGGCCGAGATGCACCAGTTGCGCAGCGATCTGCAATCGACGCGCGCGCTGCTGGAGCATTCCGCGATGCCCGCGGGCGGCGCGAGTGAGAATGCCGCGGTCTCGTCCCCAGACGGAACGCCAGCCGCCGCAGTCCCAGCCAGCGCAGCCGTCGCACAATCTGCGGCCCCGCTCGAAGCGCGGGTTCAAAAACTGGAAGACTCTAGTTCTCTGCTCGGCGCCAAAATCGATGAGCAATATCAGACCAAAGTAGAAAGCGCCTCGAAATATCGCGCCCGCTTGCATGGCATCGTTCTGATGAACGCCTTCCGCAACGTTGGCGGCTCCGACAATCTGGACTTTCCCAGCTATTCCGAATCAGTTCCGGCGGGCTTACCGCAAGCAACTCTGGGCGCGACCTTGCGCCAATCGGAAGTCGGCTTCGAGCTTTTCGGTCCTAACATCGCCGGAGCCAGAACCTCAGCCGATGTCCAATTCGATTTCGCCGGAGGGTTTCCCGCCACCGGCAATGGCGTCAACTTCGGAATCGTCCGGATGCAGACTGCCAGCATGCGGCTCGACTGGGAAAACACTTCTGTGGTTGCGGGACAGGATGCGTTGTTCATCTCGCCGCTCTCGCCTACGTCGTTCGCATCACTGGCGACGCCTGCGTTCGCTTTTGCGGGAAACCTGTGGGGCTGGACGCCGCAACTGCGGGTCGAACATCGCTTCTCGCTCTCCGATCAGCAGACCCTTACCATGCAAGCGGGAGTTCTGGACAATCTTGACTGGGAGCCGCCCTACAATTCCTTTTATCGCACGCCGCAGGCCGGCGAAATGTCAGGCCAGCCCGCCTATGCCTTGCGCTCGGCATGGTCGCGTCCGGTTAATGGACATCCCTTAGCCTTCGGTGTGGCGGGCTACTATGGCCGCCAGAACTGGGCTTGGGGACGTTACGTCGATGCCTATTCCGCAATGGCCGACTGGCAGATTCCAATTCTGCCACGCCTGGGTTTGTCGGGCGAGTTTTATCGCGGCCGCGGCATTGGCGGACTCGGCGGCGCGATTGGGGCCTCGATCGTATGGGGTGGCAATCCAGCTTTGCCTTATAGTCCGATTCGCGGTCTTGACACCGCCGGTGGATGGAGCCAATTGAAGTTCCAGTTGACTCCGAAGCTGGAGTTCAATGGCGTCATCGCCGAAGACGATGCCTTTGCCGGCGACGTCCGCGGCTTCGCTACCGATCGGAATAATTTTGGGGAAATTCTAGGACGGAATCGCGGCGCTCTGGGAAATGTCGTCTTTCGTCCGCGATCCGATCTGATACTTTCCGCCGAGTTCCGGCGCTTGCACACTTTTCCGATCTACGACGTCCCCAGCGCGACCAATCAATTGAATCTATCCGTAGGGATTTTGTTTTGA
- a CDS encoding carboxypeptidase regulatory-like domain-containing protein: MTTICASGQQQPLKAHVVLTRNGRHVPNASKAVVWLTPVGETVEPPQQDPAHIPQLVQKNKSFQPSLLVIPAGGKVEFPNHDPFFHNVFSLFEGKRFDLGLYESGTTRFVQFDKPGVSFIFCNIHAEMSAVVIALATPYYAISDVHGDLSIPNVPPGRYELQVFHSSVAPEVLHTMTREITVAPGDISLGSFTLAETDGMLAHKNKYGRDYDRPDPNSPAYARP, translated from the coding sequence ATGACAACAATCTGCGCATCCGGTCAGCAACAACCGTTGAAGGCGCACGTAGTATTAACCAGGAACGGCCGCCATGTGCCCAACGCCTCGAAAGCAGTAGTCTGGCTCACTCCGGTGGGTGAGACAGTCGAACCGCCGCAGCAGGACCCGGCGCACATTCCGCAATTGGTGCAGAAGAATAAGAGCTTTCAGCCCTCCCTGCTGGTGATCCCGGCGGGAGGCAAAGTGGAATTTCCCAATCACGATCCGTTCTTTCACAATGTGTTTTCCCTGTTCGAGGGCAAGCGCTTCGATCTTGGACTCTATGAGAGCGGCACGACGCGCTTTGTGCAGTTCGACAAGCCCGGCGTGTCGTTCATCTTCTGCAACATTCATGCCGAGATGAGCGCGGTGGTCATTGCCCTGGCCACGCCCTACTATGCGATCTCCGATGTGCATGGAGACCTCAGCATTCCCAATGTCCCGCCGGGCCGCTATGAACTTCAGGTGTTTCATTCTTCGGTCGCGCCCGAGGTTCTGCACACAATGACCCGGGAGATTACGGTAGCGCCAGGTGACATCTCGCTCGGCAGTTTCACTTTGGCCGAGACCGACGGTATGCTCGCCCACAAAAACAAATACGGGCGTGATTACGACCGTCCGGACCCGAACAGTCCCGCGTACGCGAGACCCTGA
- a CDS encoding nuclear transport factor 2 family protein has protein sequence MNDPLKKGQYSEAQDQDMRAALDQHWAASDTDDFEAEHRIYHEDAVLEYPQSGERIRGRRNIQIQRATQPSKKRFAVRRIIGGGDLWITEFILTYDGKPSYTVSIMEFKDDKVARETQYFADPFEAPAWRAQWVERMDR, from the coding sequence ATGAACGATCCACTAAAGAAGGGGCAATATTCCGAAGCGCAAGATCAAGACATGCGTGCGGCACTAGATCAGCATTGGGCGGCGTCCGATACTGACGATTTTGAAGCGGAGCACCGAATCTACCACGAGGACGCTGTGCTGGAATACCCGCAGTCAGGCGAGCGAATCCGCGGTCGTCGCAATATACAGATCCAGCGCGCTACTCAACCGAGTAAAAAGCGCTTTGCTGTCCGGCGAATCATTGGCGGCGGTGATCTTTGGATCACCGAATTCATCCTGACCTATGACGGCAAGCCCTCCTACACGGTAAGCATCATGGAGTTCAAGGACGACAAGGTTGCGCGGGAAACACAATACTTTGCTGATCCCTTCGAGGCCCCCGCATGGCGCGCTCAATGGGTCGAACGGATGGATAGGTAA